In Deltaproteobacteria bacterium, a genomic segment contains:
- a CDS encoding ferritin family protein, with amino-acid sequence MLDLNEIEILQVALSHEGRAREFYDRMAARHGDSTAGDLFRYLSAEEEGHIRKLTARYRYPAFEAAQPEKHLPYLIDLDRMAREDGVDADVDTGPEAVRRGLGIARKAELHAVEFYSLAGGVVDDKATKTLLAELEDEERRHLARIEGHLANLPPGPR; translated from the coding sequence TTGCTGGACCTGAACGAGATCGAGATCCTGCAGGTGGCCCTGTCGCACGAAGGACGCGCCCGTGAATTCTACGACCGGATGGCGGCCCGGCACGGCGATTCGACCGCGGGAGACCTCTTCCGGTACCTCTCGGCGGAGGAAGAGGGGCACATCCGGAAGCTGACGGCGCGGTACCGGTACCCCGCTTTCGAGGCGGCGCAGCCGGAGAAGCATCTCCCCTACCTGATCGACCTGGACCGCATGGCGCGGGAGGACGGGGTGGACGCGGACGTCGATACCGGACCGGAAGCGGTCCGGCGGGGGCTGGGAATCGCCCGAAAGGCCGAGTTGCACGCCGTAGAGTTCTACTCCCTGGCGGGCGGGGTCGTCGACGACAAGGCGACGAAAACGCTCCTCGCGGAGCTGGAAGACGAGGAGCGCCGTCACCTGGCCAGGATCGAGGGCCACCTGGCGAACCTTCCGCCGGGGCCCCGCTGA
- a CDS encoding cysteine desulfurase: MANVFFDHISTTPLDPRVLEAMMPYLTGWYGNPSSHIHEQGQAALRAVDTARGQVAAMIGAKAGEIVFTSGATEANNLAVLGAAEAAGAGRRHVVVSEVEHFSVMNALVPLRNAGDDVTVVPVDADGRVDPAAVREALRPGTALLSVMQANSEIGTVEPVEEIGRIAREAGVPFHVDATASAGHIPLDVRELQADFVTLSAHNFYGPKGVGALYVRSGAKVAARSFGGFQESGYRAGTENVAGIVGMGAAALLAAAERESRAVELARLGRILREGLAPIPLLHFTGHPTLRLPGHVSFWVEHAEGESLLLFLNVKGIMAASGSACSSNLRGEDEEDLVASPVLRAIGVPSDICTGSITFSLGKGNTEDEVRLALSVLPGIVDRLRGMSPTYLDYQKRQAQGG; encoded by the coding sequence ATGGCGAACGTCTTCTTCGACCACATCTCCACGACGCCCCTCGACCCCCGCGTGCTCGAGGCGATGATGCCGTACCTCACCGGATGGTACGGCAACCCCTCGTCGCACATCCACGAACAGGGGCAGGCGGCCCTCCGTGCGGTGGACACGGCGCGGGGACAGGTCGCCGCGATGATCGGGGCGAAGGCGGGGGAGATCGTCTTCACCTCCGGGGCGACCGAGGCGAACAACCTCGCGGTCCTCGGCGCGGCCGAGGCCGCGGGCGCCGGCAGGCGGCACGTGGTCGTGTCGGAGGTCGAGCACTTCTCCGTGATGAACGCCCTGGTCCCGCTTCGCAACGCGGGGGACGACGTCACCGTCGTTCCGGTGGACGCGGACGGGCGGGTGGACCCCGCCGCCGTCCGGGAGGCGCTTCGACCCGGCACGGCGCTCCTGTCCGTGATGCAGGCGAACTCCGAGATCGGCACGGTCGAGCCGGTGGAGGAGATCGGGCGGATCGCCCGCGAGGCGGGCGTCCCGTTCCACGTGGACGCGACCGCTTCGGCCGGACACATCCCGCTGGACGTCCGGGAGCTGCAGGCGGACTTCGTCACCCTGTCCGCGCACAATTTCTACGGCCCCAAGGGGGTCGGGGCGCTCTACGTCCGGAGCGGCGCGAAGGTCGCCGCGCGGTCGTTCGGCGGTTTCCAGGAGTCCGGGTACAGGGCGGGCACCGAGAACGTCGCCGGGATCGTCGGGATGGGCGCGGCGGCCCTGCTGGCGGCGGCGGAACGGGAGTCCCGCGCGGTGGAACTCGCCAGGCTCGGGAGGATCCTGCGGGAGGGGCTGGCGCCGATCCCGCTGCTCCATTTCACCGGCCACCCTACGCTTCGGCTTCCCGGGCACGTATCCTTCTGGGTGGAGCACGCGGAGGGGGAGTCGCTCCTCCTCTTCCTGAACGTGAAGGGGATCATGGCGGCGTCGGGATCCGCCTGCAGCTCCAACCTGCGCGGGGAGGACGAGGAGGACCTCGTGGCGTCCCCCGTGCTCCGGGCGATCGGCGTTCCCAGCGACATCTGCACCGGGTCGATCACGTTCAGCCTCGGGAAGGGGAACACCGAGGACGAGGTGCGGCTGGCCCTTTCGGTCCTCCCGGGAATCGTCGACCGGCTTCGGGGGATGTCTCCGACGTACCTCGACTACCAGAAACGTCAGGCGCAAGGGGGGTAA
- the nifU gene encoding Fe-S cluster assembly scaffold protein NifU has protein sequence MAAGPYSEKVMDHFMNPRNVGEIEGADGVGEVGNPACGDMMRLYLKIDDGRVIDAKFRTFGCGAAIASSSMLTEMIKGKTVAEAQAITNEQVSAALDGLPAVKIHCSVMAEQAVKSALDDYARKHAG, from the coding sequence ATGGCGGCGGGCCCGTACAGCGAAAAGGTGATGGACCACTTCATGAACCCGCGGAACGTGGGGGAGATCGAGGGTGCCGACGGCGTCGGAGAGGTGGGGAACCCCGCCTGCGGCGACATGATGCGGCTGTACCTCAAGATCGACGACGGCCGCGTCATCGACGCCAAGTTCCGCACGTTCGGCTGCGGCGCGGCGATCGCCTCCAGCTCCATGCTCACCGAGATGATCAAGGGGAAGACCGTGGCGGAGGCCCAGGCGATCACGAACGAACAGGTGTCGGCGGCCCTGGACGGCCTCCCGGCGGTGAAGATCCACTGCTCCGTGATGGCGGAGCAGGCGGTCAAGTCCGCCCTCGACGACTACGCCAGAAAACATGCCGGCTGA
- a CDS encoding cysteine--tRNA ligase, with product MGLSLYDSASRGKVRFAPPDPSRVSIYTCGPTVYRYAHIGNLRTYLLTDILVRTLRFLGYGTFAVQNITDMGHMHQERLDLGEDKVIAAARAAGKSAREIAEFFTEAYFRDCRRMGFSPADEYPRASAHVPEMIELIRSLEARGAVYSGGGFLYFDVAKADGYGSLSGAAPGRGETASRTDAAAHRHKKRAEDFVLWMPAEPGREYLWDSPWGSGWPGWHIECAAMAVRYLGPEPDIHVGGSDLRFPHHENSRALAMTATGKRFAAIWMHAAHLLVDGRKMSKSAGNEYTLDDLASGPRGGGRGFSPADFRYHCLTLHYATPMNFTWEGLVGSSRALSRLRGSFRKAAEGRTAGGDAANVLRKKFRDAVAEDLNLPRAVAVAHEATRSGIGGETARALAEEWDRVLSLGILPGVPEGETAEVPAAVEALSRERDALRRSGDYAGADAIRERIRSAGYEVVDGLPPGAGPAIIVRKKGAS from the coding sequence GTGGGACTTTCCCTGTACGACAGCGCGTCCCGCGGGAAAGTCCGCTTCGCGCCCCCGGACCCGTCCCGGGTGTCGATCTACACCTGCGGCCCCACCGTCTACCGGTACGCCCACATCGGCAACCTCCGCACGTACCTGCTGACGGACATCCTCGTCCGGACCCTGCGATTCCTCGGGTACGGCACGTTCGCCGTGCAGAACATCACGGACATGGGGCACATGCACCAGGAGCGCCTCGACCTCGGCGAGGACAAGGTGATCGCCGCCGCGCGCGCGGCGGGGAAATCCGCCCGGGAGATCGCCGAATTCTTCACGGAGGCGTACTTCCGGGATTGCCGGCGGATGGGGTTTTCCCCGGCGGACGAGTACCCGCGCGCTTCCGCCCACGTGCCCGAGATGATCGAGCTCATCCGGAGCCTCGAGGCGAGGGGAGCGGTGTACTCCGGGGGAGGGTTCCTGTACTTCGACGTCGCGAAGGCGGACGGGTACGGAAGCCTGTCGGGCGCCGCGCCAGGCCGGGGGGAGACGGCCTCGCGGACGGACGCCGCCGCCCACCGGCACAAGAAACGGGCGGAGGACTTCGTCCTCTGGATGCCCGCGGAGCCGGGACGGGAGTACCTCTGGGACAGCCCGTGGGGGAGCGGCTGGCCGGGGTGGCACATCGAGTGCGCGGCGATGGCCGTCCGCTACCTCGGCCCCGAGCCCGACATCCATGTCGGCGGCTCCGACCTCCGGTTCCCCCACCACGAGAACTCGCGGGCGCTGGCGATGACGGCGACGGGAAAGCGGTTCGCCGCGATCTGGATGCACGCGGCGCACCTGCTGGTGGACGGAAGGAAGATGTCGAAATCGGCGGGGAACGAGTACACGCTGGACGATCTCGCGTCGGGTCCCCGGGGCGGAGGGAGAGGGTTCTCCCCTGCCGATTTCCGGTACCATTGCCTGACCTTGCATTACGCGACCCCGATGAATTTCACCTGGGAAGGGCTCGTCGGATCCTCGCGGGCCCTCTCGCGGCTGCGGGGATCGTTCCGGAAGGCGGCCGAGGGGAGGACGGCCGGCGGGGATGCGGCAAACGTCCTCCGGAAGAAGTTCCGGGACGCGGTGGCGGAGGATCTGAACCTCCCCCGCGCCGTGGCGGTCGCCCACGAGGCGACGCGGTCCGGGATCGGCGGAGAGACGGCGCGGGCGCTGGCGGAGGAGTGGGACCGGGTGCTTTCCCTGGGGATTCTTCCCGGGGTCCCGGAAGGAGAGACGGCGGAAGTTCCCGCCGCCGTGGAGGCGTTGTCCCGCGAGAGGGACGCCTTGCGGCGGTCGGGCGACTACGCCGGGGCGGACGCGATCCGCGAGAGGATCCGTTCCGCCGGGTACGAGGTCGTGGACGGCCTCCCGCCCGGCGCCGGCCCGGCGATCATCGTTCGAAAGAAAGGAGCGTCATGA